One region of Parambassis ranga chromosome 12, fParRan2.1, whole genome shotgun sequence genomic DNA includes:
- the LOC114443956 gene encoding ubiquitin-conjugating enzyme E2 G1-like — protein sequence MTEQSSLLLRKQLAELNKNPVEGFSAGLVDDDNIYQWEVVVIGPQDTLFEGGFFKAILTFPRDYPLRPPKMKFITEIWHPNVAKNGDVCISILHEPGEDKYGYEKPEERWLPIHTVETIMISVISMLADPNGDSPANVDAAKEWREDPAGVFKKKVARCVRRSQEMAFD from the exons ATGACGGAACAGTCTTCGTTGTTACTACGTAAACAATTAGCAG AACTCAACAAGAACCCAGTGGAGGGCTTTTCTGCCGGTCTTGTGGACGATGATAACATCTACCAGTGGGAAGTGGTCGTCATCGGACCTCAAGACACGTTATT TGAGGGAGGTTTTTTCAAAGCCATCTTAACTTTTCCACGTGACTATCCTCTAAGACCTCCCAAGATGAAGTTCATCACAGAAATCTGGCATCCAAATG TGGCAAAGAATGGCGATGTTTGCATTTCGATCCTGCATGAACCCGGTGAGGACAAATATGGCTATGAGAAGCCTGAGGAGCGGTGGCTACCAATTCACACAGTGGAGACCATCATGATAAGCGTCATCTCCATGCTGGCAGACCCCAATGGAGATTCTCCTGCCAATGTGGATGCAGCT AAAGAATGGAGAGAGGACCCTGCAGGAGTTTTTAAGAAAAAGGTGGCCCGCTGTGTGCGAAGGAGTCAAGAAATGGCTTTTGACTGA
- the gpn3 gene encoding GPN-loop GTPase 3: MPRYAQLVMGPAGSGKSTYCSTIVEQSEALNRSIQVVNLDPAAEHFQYPVMADIRELIQVDDVMEDASLRFGPNGGLVFCMEYFANNFDWLEESLGHVEDDYILFDCPGQIELYTHLPVMKQLVEQLQQWEFRVCGVFLVDSQFMVESFKFISGVMAALSAMVSLEIPQVNIMTKMDLLSPKAKKEIEKYLDPDMYSMMEDSSDTIRSTKFKKLTQAICGLIDDYSMVRFLPFDRTDEEGINIVMQHIDFSIQYGEDLEFKEPKEVEEEPANINYDELFQDK, encoded by the exons ATGCCTCGCTATGCACAGCTAGTGATGGGCCCGGCTGGTAGCGGTAAG AGTACTTACTGCTCCACCATCGTCGAGCAATCAGAAGCCTTGAACCGTTCGATTCAGGTGGTTAACCTGGACCCAGCAGCTGAGCACTTTCAATATCCTGTCATGGCAG ACATCCGTGAGCTCATCCaggtggatgatgtgatggAGGATGCTTCTCTCAGATTTGGCCCGAATGGAGGCCTTGTTTTCTGTATGGAGTACTTTGCCAACAACTTTGATTGGCTAGAGGAAAGTCTGGGGCATGTTGAAGATGACTACATATTGTTTGATTGCCCAG GACAGATTGAGCTTTACACACACCTCCCTGTgatgaagcagctggtggagcagcTTCAGCAGTGGGAATTTCGGGTTTGTGGGGTATTTCTGGTAGATTCACAGTTCATGGTGGAGTCTTTTAAG TTTATTTCAGGTGTCATGGCAGCCCTGAGTGCCATGGTTTCATTAGAAATTCCTCAAGTAAACATCATGACAAAAATGGACCTGCTTAGTCCCAAAGCCAAGAAGGAAATCGAAAA gtaCCTTGATCCAGACATGTACTCGATGATGGAAGATAGCTCTGATACCATCAGAAGCACAAAGTTCAAGAAGCTAACACAAGCTATTTGTGGTTTG ATTGATGACTACAGCATGGTAAGATTCCTCCCTTTTGACCGCACAGATGAGGAAGGCATTAACATAGTGATGCAACACATTGACTTCTCCATACAGTATGGTGAGGACCTGGAGTTCAAGGAGCCAAAG GAGGTTGAGGAAGAGCCGGCTAACATAAATTATGATGAACTTTTTCAAGACAAGTGA
- the arpc3 gene encoding actin-related protein 2/3 complex subunit 3, protein MPAYHSNLMATETRLVGNMALLPLKTQFKGPARGDGIESDIIDEAIYYFKANVFFKNYEIKNEADRTLIYVTLYISECLKRLQKCSSRSQGEKEMYTLGITNFPIPGEPGFPLNAMYAKPANKQEEETMRAYLQQIRQETGLRLCDRVFDPQTDKPSKWWVCFVKKQFMNKSLSAPGQ, encoded by the exons ATGCCG GCGTATCACTCAAACTTGATGGCCACTGAAACCAGGCTGGTGGGGAATATGGCTCTACTTCCCCTCAAAACTCAGTTTAAAGGACCAGCCAGAGGAGACG GCATTGAGTCTGACATCATTGATGAGGCCATCTATTACTTCAAGGCCAATGTCTTCTTTAAGAACTATGAAATCAAg aatgaGGCTGACAGGACACTGATCTATGTCACACTCTACATTTCTGAATGCCTTAAGAGGCTACAGAAG TGCAGCTCCAGGAGCCAGGGGGAGAAAGAAATGTACACTCTGGGCATCACTAACTTTCCCATTCCTGGAGAACCTGGCTTCCCTCTTAATGCCATGTATGCTAAACCTGCTAATAAGCAGGAGGAAG AGACTATGAGGGCTTACCTCCAGCAGATCCGCCAGGAGACAGGCCTGAGACTATGTGATCGAGTGTTTGACCCTCAAACAGACAAACCCAGCAAA TGGTGGGTGTGCTTTGTCAAGAAGCAGTTCATGAACaaaagtctgtcagctcctggacagtgA